A DNA window from Thermoanaerobacterales bacterium contains the following coding sequences:
- a CDS encoding DUF362 domain-containing protein, whose translation MASRVYFADVRGKHSLLDKVERLFRRARLDQVIARRDLVAVKCHFGERGNTSYVRPQYLRRLVDLIKKAGGKPFLTDANTLYVGGRANAVDHLETAVLHGFDFAVVGAPVIIADGLLGKDYVNVEVNLKHFRAVKIGSAVHHADALVVVSHFKGHEATGFGGVLKNVGMGLGCRSGKQMMHSDILPAVGVEKCRGCGRCIRWCPAGAITLNPRGPVGGVADERRAPDGLSMKVAAIDPKHCIGCGECTVTCPEGAIAINWKTEPDLIQEKIVEYAYGVLREKQGKAAFITFATDVTPDCDCCGWSDAPVVRNIGLLASKDPVALDQACVDLVNRERGLESSRLAGLTAGADKFRALYPAIDWSRQLAYAEDIGLGKREYELVRLR comes from the coding sequence ATGGCTTCACGCGTCTATTTCGCCGATGTGCGCGGTAAGCACAGCCTGCTTGACAAGGTCGAGAGGCTCTTCCGGCGGGCGCGGCTCGACCAGGTGATCGCCAGGCGCGACCTGGTGGCCGTCAAGTGCCATTTCGGAGAGCGCGGGAACACTAGCTACGTGCGCCCGCAGTATTTGCGACGTCTGGTGGACCTGATCAAGAAGGCGGGCGGCAAGCCTTTTTTGACCGACGCTAACACCCTTTATGTGGGCGGGAGGGCCAACGCCGTTGACCACCTGGAAACCGCCGTGTTGCACGGGTTCGACTTCGCCGTGGTCGGGGCGCCGGTCATCATCGCCGACGGTTTGCTCGGTAAGGACTATGTGAACGTGGAGGTGAACCTGAAGCATTTCCGGGCGGTCAAGATCGGCAGCGCCGTGCACCATGCCGATGCGCTCGTGGTTGTCTCCCATTTTAAGGGCCACGAGGCCACCGGCTTCGGCGGCGTCCTCAAGAATGTTGGAATGGGGCTCGGCTGCCGGAGCGGAAAACAGATGATGCATTCTGATATCCTGCCTGCCGTGGGGGTTGAGAAGTGCCGGGGCTGCGGTCGATGCATCCGCTGGTGCCCGGCGGGGGCGATCACCCTTAACCCGCGCGGCCCGGTGGGTGGTGTCGCCGACGAGCGGCGGGCGCCTGACGGGCTTTCAATGAAAGTGGCGGCCATCGACCCCAAGCACTGTATCGGATGCGGGGAGTGCACCGTAACCTGCCCGGAGGGGGCCATTGCGATTAACTGGAAGACGGAACCGGATTTGATCCAAGAGAAGATCGTGGAGTATGCCTACGGCGTGCTGAGGGAGAAGCAAGGCAAGGCCGCCTTCATCACCTTTGCCACCGACGTGACACCGGACTGCGACTGCTGCGGCTGGAGTGATGCCCCCGTCGTGCGCAACATCGGGCTTCTGGCCTCGAAGGACCCGGTGGCTCTGGACCAGGCCTGCGTGGATCTGGTGAACCGCGAACGGGGGCTGGAGTCATCGCGCCTGGCGGGCTTGACGGCCGGCGCCGACAAGTTCCGGGCGCTGTACCCCGCGATAGACTGGTCACGGCAGTTGGCCTATGCCGAAGAT